From a single Pseudoalteromonas sp. Scap06 genomic region:
- a CDS encoding chromosome partitioning protein ParA, whose amino-acid sequence MPYAVFPPEVYHYIAINFGLLILAAWFYILLLILREFRAFALSMVKSNGTMDDATLAMCRESVENAMSYVNDNRKTIAELISVQMLLQQQLTEVTSSTKDHVTEKEQQLIDDLNKKLKRSHKLIRKLKGDLDKSVEKLKVTRQKLYAQYDAVTVLQEEKDQLQADYEALKTASENSDKTSNADTSSTPDQTKLLNTLNEYKRQIAEQDQLLQQLQLQTDGPESSEELDTLKQELEKTQYALKHLTKEKKFIEGRYLEMMKNSQKPS is encoded by the coding sequence ATGCCATATGCCGTATTTCCGCCAGAGGTTTATCATTATATTGCTATAAATTTTGGGCTACTTATTTTAGCCGCGTGGTTTTATATTCTTTTACTGATACTCAGAGAGTTTAGGGCATTTGCACTTAGCATGGTTAAAAGTAACGGCACAATGGATGATGCTACTTTAGCTATGTGCAGAGAGTCTGTTGAAAATGCCATGAGCTATGTTAACGATAATCGAAAAACTATCGCTGAGTTAATCAGTGTACAAATGCTATTACAACAGCAATTAACTGAGGTTACTTCATCAACCAAAGATCATGTTACCGAAAAAGAACAACAGCTAATCGATGATCTCAATAAAAAATTAAAACGCTCGCATAAGTTAATCCGCAAACTTAAAGGGGATTTGGATAAAAGTGTTGAAAAATTAAAAGTTACCCGTCAAAAACTCTATGCACAATATGATGCAGTGACTGTACTTCAAGAAGAAAAAGACCAGTTACAAGCAGATTATGAAGCGCTTAAAACCGCGAGCGAAAATAGTGATAAAACATCAAACGCAGATACATCGTCAACGCCCGATCAAACAAAGTTACTTAACACTTTAAACGAATATAAAAGGCAAATTGCAGAGCAAGACCAACTATTACAGCAATTGCAGTTACAAACTGACGGGCCAGAAAGTAGTGAAGAGCTTGACACATTAAAACAAGAGCTAGAAAAAACCCAGTACGCACTTAAGCACCTTACAAAAGAAAAAAAATTCATTGAGGGACGCTATTTAGAAATGATGAAAAATAGCCAAAAACCAAGCTAA
- a CDS encoding response regulator, which produces MKILIVDDSHATLEIVRRGLEKFGYRKLLIEKANNAKSALTLIGSWHPDIVLTDWHMPDMCGVTLLRAIKQRQLNIIVAMLTTVDEKSQIEEAISFGASFVLSKPFTDEQLHDKLLPLVQLVENNEVIPDEIELNDDLALPKLSQLERLFHKHISQSLIVNTIQPQVFDESKVPCVMAVYEDPKSQKVRAIAILDIYAACVMASGYSSLSAEDISNSILSGVVTNTALSACKKALTETAFAFLDKRTRVSLQIKTVKVITTPFRKLTLLYKTPAEKRIDFSCQLEGMAQGKIMLVGI; this is translated from the coding sequence GTGAAAATACTTATCGTGGATGATAGCCATGCAACACTTGAAATAGTACGCCGAGGGTTGGAAAAGTTTGGCTATCGGAAGTTATTAATAGAAAAAGCCAACAATGCTAAATCAGCGTTAACGCTGATTGGTAGTTGGCACCCCGATATTGTGCTTACAGACTGGCATATGCCTGATATGTGTGGAGTGACGCTATTACGTGCAATAAAGCAAAGGCAACTTAATATAATAGTCGCGATGCTAACCACGGTTGATGAAAAGTCTCAAATTGAAGAAGCCATTAGCTTTGGCGCATCTTTTGTTCTATCAAAACCTTTTACAGATGAACAACTTCACGATAAGTTATTACCTCTGGTTCAACTTGTAGAAAATAACGAAGTCATTCCTGATGAAATTGAATTAAATGATGATTTAGCGTTGCCAAAGCTGTCGCAATTAGAACGGTTGTTTCATAAACATATAAGTCAGTCTTTAATCGTAAACACAATTCAACCGCAGGTATTCGATGAATCTAAAGTACCCTGTGTAATGGCTGTTTATGAGGATCCTAAAAGTCAAAAAGTACGCGCTATTGCCATACTTGATATTTATGCCGCCTGTGTAATGGCAAGTGGTTATAGTAGCTTGTCGGCTGAAGATATTAGTAACTCAATATTATCTGGCGTTGTTACAAACACAGCATTAAGCGCATGTAAAAAAGCATTAACGGAAACGGCTTTTGCCTTTTTAGACAAGCGAACACGCGTTAGTTTACAAATCAAAACGGTCAAAGTGATTACCACGCCTTTTCGTAAGCTCACTTTGCTGTATAAAACACCTGCTGAAAAGCGCATTGATTTTAGCTGCCAGCTTGAGGGCATGGCACAAGGTAAAATTATGCTAGTTGGCATTTAG